The sequence below is a genomic window from Ipomoea triloba cultivar NCNSP0323 chromosome 2, ASM357664v1.
TAAACCATATGCAGTCTACATTAATCCTAGGTTGTCTGCAAGATGATGAGGAAGTACTAAAGTAGGACCTAGTTTTAGGTAAGTTAGGAGTGTTGTGTTATCAGCAATGTAATGGTGTGTCATTAATCCATATATGAACTGTCATGTGAACCAGATGCTATATACCATGATGATGGCATTTCATTAGTAGAAAAGGAAGTGAAAATGACACAGAAGAAAAGACAAAAGGCGACGGCGCGAAAGGCATTGCATTGGAACTTGTAACACCACTGGTACCAGCTTGGATGTGGCATCCAAATCTGCACCACTCCCATTGCTATTTATAGCCTGGGATTCTTGGTTTTCTTTGGTTCATGTGATCAACTCCAGGCCCTGCAAAGCAGCAATGAAGGTAATAATAGTCTCAGATTCTCAGACTGCATTAATGTTTGCAGATTCAAACTTGATGGTTATGATAACATTTGTGTCTGTGTGGTAATGTCATCAGATCTTTGATTGGATTCATGGAAAGATCCATGGAAAGCAATCTGTCAGCAAACCAAATCCAAATACAACTCCCTGTAAGTCATCTGTTTCTTGGCATCTTTCCATCTTGTCTGCTATTTGTTTCTCCCATGATTACctgttgggcagaggccagtAAAGGATCAAGTTCAGTAGCTGGTGGTTAagagattgttgggcagaggcctgtGAAGGGCCAAGCCCAGCAACCTCGGAGGCCAGTACCCTGCCTCTTGAAAAATTGCGCTTTTGCTGTGAAgtatagcttttggcatatttgatttgacaatacttatgttttatgttttgtgtttttggaTAGATGCATCTCATGCAAGTGAGAAAGAAGAATTCAGTGACTGGCCTAATGGGTTACTAGCAATTGGGACATTTGGGAATAACACTGCAAAAGATTCTGCAGAAAAGTCCAGCAAAAATCTTCAAGAAACTCCTTCTTCCTCCTGTGAAGATCAGCAGGATCAAGAATTGACAGCTGAAGAAGTTGGGGAGCTGAGCAAAGAGCTGAAGCTTCTGGTGCATAAACACTCAGTGAATGGATCAGAAAAGGACAAAGTGGCACTACAGAAGCTGTTTGACTGTCTGCAGAACatggaggaagatgaagaagaaacaGCCATCACAGAGCTGATTTCTGAGAGTTGTGGGAAAGAAGAAAGCACCAAACAGCATGGCAAAGAAGTTCAAATGGAAGACAAAAGCAGCAGCCACATTAGCAAAAAGTCTCTATctttcctcctcaagaaggcgATTCTCTGTCGAGGCGGCTTCCAATTCACTCCTCctcctccccctccccctcctcTCCCTCTCAGGGAAAGGTTTCCAGCAGAGACGAAATTCGAGAAATCAAGAATGGAGAAGGTCTGAAGTCTGaacattaaaaatttcaacaactaTGGATTTTAAGGTTATTATGTTTTAGCAGTAGCATGCATGAACCTGGTACATTATATTCTGTTTTCTTGTCTGCAGATTCTGAGAGCTATTTTGCACAAAAAGATATACCCCCAGGCATCCAATCCAAGGGCTGCAACCAAAAAGTATCTGGATAACAACTTGTATTTATGTGAGAATACTGATGATGATAGTGAAGATGAAGCAGTGGGGAAGCAGGCCAGTGAGGGAAGGAGCAAATGGGTGAAGACAGATTCTGATTGTAAGCCATCTTCAAGACCATATAACTTTCTCTGAGTTACTAATGTTTTAATTCCTTCATGGAACCTGATCTTGTGAAATACCATGATGATGTTGCAGTCATTGTTCTGGAGATCtgattttcctctttttttcaCCACCTTTGGAGATTTCAAGGTAAACCACTCAATTCCAACTCATTTCCTTCCAAACGCAGAACTTTTGAGTGACTGAGGAAACCTGCAGCTTTGTAACTTTAGTTGGCAAAGGATTATAGCAGGACAGTCACTAATCCACGCTTATGACCTTAATCGACAAAGGACTATAGCAGGGCAGTCACAGTTCCTGCCTTGTGACTTTAGCCGGTAAAGGACTACAGCAAGACGACTAATCCCGCCTTGTGACCTTAGCTGCCAAAGAACTACAACAAGGCGACTGATCCCGCCTTGTGACCTTGGCTGCCAAAGGATTACAACAGGACAGTTACTAACCATGCCTTATGACCTTAGCCGGCAAAGAACTATGAATAGGTTGTTTCCACTGAgagtaaccttgtggttaccgaCTCAACAGCCTACTAATTTGGCTGAATTGTCCCCTACAGAACTTTTCATCTATAAATATGCATTCTGTCTGAACTAAAAGTtgattatttatacatattatgcTTAACATCACCTTTCATCTTTTCCAGGAGTTTAGAGTAGGGAGAGCTGGGGGGATATCTGATCTGATACATCCACAAATTACACAGGAACACTTGTTACAACAACATCTGAACTCTGATATGGTTATAGTCAAGACCACCTTTTTTTGCCATGGCTGATTGATTTAGTGCAACATGTAAACACAAAAGTCACCATTGTTGTTTGCCATGGTTGTACGAGGTTTCCAGAGGCTGGGATTCAATAACTGGGTAAAGACATCAAGAATTTGGTTCATCAATTTTGGGAAAAAGCTGAGGGTGGAAGATTGGTGGGGGGGTTgggtttaattatattaatttgtgtTGCATTCAAGTTACAGCACAGTATTATTATTGGTCTGAGATGGTTCATGTTTTTGCTGTTGATATTAATTTGTATCATATATGCATTATCATGAATAAAGAGATCACAACTGAGACAGTTCTCTTTGTCTTGCaacatgaaattttaatttgttgccaCCACGTAAAGAGAGAGTATAATGTTCATCATGGGTTATGGGCACCATGTCCACATGGTATTTCGTGACCAAAAAACAAATGTTGTGCCACATAGGAGGGTTATTTTATCTGGATTTGACAGGGAATTCGATTCTTGATTTCGATGGGGAAGGAAACGAGGATGGAGATTATTTTGTAATCCTTATAGGTTCGGAACGGGTCTTATAGAGAAAGTCTATGCTAATGTCGGTATTCAATATAGTTTTTATAGTTTTGTAGAAAACTTTAGGTTTTGTTCTCAAAATATCTAATATATACTCAACATTTTTCATTCACTTTTGAGTTGTACTCGGTACAAGAAACTCCAATGTTTATCAATACCTTAGGATTTttctatgtatgtataattaatattGAGAACAAGGGATCCTTGTCTCTAGCCTAGTGAAATTTTGTCTCGGGGTGCAAGGATGGGGAAAACATATCCCCAAATACACTCACATGAATGGAGATCACGGTGGAGAATCAAGATCGGGGCAGGATATGCCCCGCATATTACCCGCTTACTATacataaataattgtttaattgaaaaatatataatcttTTTGAGATACGAGatcaatatttatatacatgtcaCTTATACATTCATATTTATTAGCTAATTATGAATTGGATGACCTTATTTTTAAAGTCCGATCCACTAGGAGTTACATATTTTcatcttataattttattattttcatccgTCATTTATTTAAGcgtaatataattcttttttaaaaaaatgtgtatgGTGACATTATTATATCatggttttattttttgagtaataattatCCTAATGCCCTACTAAACTactactaattaatttaaataatatgcCTAATGGCTCCAATAATAAACTAACTATAGAATTGATAGGCTCATACATGTAAAAAGCATAAAAAGACACCAATCTTTAAAGCTAGTGATCTAAAAGAAACGCATGTCCAATCATACAACAATTTTTATTGAaaccaattattattattattattattattattattattattatttactttaaattaaatattgcaTGGCTAGCTTGAAGCAATCCTTACAAGAGATCatgcaaatataaataaataaataaatatgtgttTTAGTGGTtaacataaattcataactacaattgaaaatattaattttatttgaatttttaatttttactaaaccaaaaaaaatggaTACCCAAATTagatcaaaattgaaattgaaatcaaaatgtgTATATCAAACTTAATTGAAGCTTGAATTGAATGATAAATCCAACTACAACCTGATTTCATTTAACAAGCGATTCaggaattatattaattttttctttgatagattaaaattataaattatatcataataaattataataaatgatCAATTTCAATTATAGTACATAACATCAAGCATACAGCAAATATGGGGATAACTACAATGGAACTTGTCCGGGATAAAAATACTTTGGTCATACCAATTAAGTGCAGgtaggtaaattttttttaaaggtgaTATAAGATAATAATTGTTACAAACATAAGATTTTTTATGATACCGATCAATATTTGGTACTATACCACGTTAATAATACTtagtataattatttatattatacatattatattggatactattgataattatttttaatagtacGATATTCCgtagaataatatataatatttgcatGAGGAAGGAGGGCTTAGCTTCTTGGCTTGCGTATGTTTATGGAAAATAATATTGGGTAGTGGTGGAACTAAGACTTGTAAAGTGGCTATTTGGTGCGAATAATTAgccttaaaatattaaaaatcatgaaaagctaattaattcttctttttttttttttgaaagaaaagctAATTAATGCTTCTTGCTGGTGATGATGcataataattgaaatattggTGTTTTGCCATAATTGTCTTTACAAATGCACTCTTTGTGGTAGCTAGGAAGATTACTTAATGGCTTGAttcaatttgaattattttttattttttttcgccTAATTACGAGTTTCTTTCCTAAAATAATTCTGTTTGTGTCAAGTAGGATTGCAAATGATGGCAAAACATTTCTTCATGGGCTTTAAAGTAATACATTCTCAAAGTTCGAATTCAAGATATCTATCTAAAAAAACGTCTTATAAGTAGAGTTGTTAAAGCGGGCTGGTGGTACGAGCTAAAAAGCGTGCCAATATAGGCCTAATGGGAGGCCAGCTTGCGTGGTTAGACGGAGGCCTGCCAAAATCTTAACTTTGTAATCTtggtaaatttataatttctaaaagAAATATGTAAATGCTAAAATCATTTTAGATAGTCTAAAGATAAGGAATTGGGGGATTATCTTCgagattttgttttataaatttgtaacacttatttattttaataaattctttttttttaatttagtactTTGGCAGGCCCCCGTCAAGCCTGCGAGTTTGGTGAAGCGGGCTAAAAAGTCCGCCTTCAAACTGAGCTTTAAATCTCAAAGCTCAGCAGGCTTAAACCGTTTTGACAACTTATAAGGAATCTCACATTATAAGATCTTGTGTTGGATCTTATTTTTAGGTAAATTTTCAAAACTAATATCTCTTACACCTTGTTTAACTCCAAAgtgaatataaaatatttttaaaagctttttaacttatatttattaCAAACAATACGTACTCATATAGATCATCACTATAGATTTTTCTCGATTGAgataatataattgttgaaagTTGAGCTTGGGGCCCACCTAAATAAGTATAGGGGAGcagtgtaaaaaataaataaatgaaagaaaagatCTTAGGAATTTGGAACGCACTCTAATAATTGGAGATAAACTCCAAAAATGGgcacttatatttaatttcctccATGCATAATGGTAGATATTGACTTGTGGCTCATCTCCTTCTGCTTTAATTTCTTAGTAGCTCATGGAACCTAGTAACCTAGCTTAGTTCCTACAAAATCTTAATAATATCTTGGTCGGTGTTGGTGTACCTACATCACTTTTAGGCTTATGCAAAATGGAGCATGTGTGCATGATTTTTACCATAcctacttttattttattagttttctttttaatataaaaatcatCTCTTATCGTCAAGTATtattcaattttcttcttttcaatcaaataatgaGTGGTGTACAATAAAACTATAATCTTCTCAACAAATTGCTCATATTAACACGTGTCTCTCAACAAATTTCTGACCTACTTTAATGCATTTTGAAACCTAAAATTTGAAGACGTAATAGTCCAAGATCGGTGACCCAATTCTCCATAATTTATACAGAACCTCCCACAATTTTACCAACGAGCTAGACTTTTGTAACGTATGCTAAATCTCAAAATATATAACTTCCAAaagtgtatattatatatattacaaaaaatttgctataaattagtatatattataaagaATGATGTGTCTATTCAGGTGGAGGACTAATGTTATCATTGAAAGAGATGAGAAGGCAACCCAAATCAGAGATTAATTGTGATTCGGGAACATCAAGCCACCAACAATTGACTTTAATCCATTAATTTGTCGAAATTTGATTTACATGAAAGTTCATAGTAATTAAATGAATGTGTGCTTCAAATAAAGTTTAACTAGATGAATGTGTGCTTTGAATGAAGTCCACTTAAACTTATAAAGAACTATAAAgagataaattaatttaaattgatcATAATTAATTGACTCGATAAGGTAACTacgaaatatattttatatttgtaaggtaataaagtatataaaattGTGTAAGATTAGAGTAGCTAGACAGCATGCATGTCAAGATAGATATGATGATTGAGAAGCTAagcaatatattattattattattattattattattattattatttcaacaGTCACGCAGAGAATTATGGGACTTATTAGGTGATAAAAGACGCAACTTTCAGCCAACCCACCGACCAAAAAAAGCTTCATCTTCAACCCCATCATCTCTTATCTTCCATCATAAAAAGTTAAACTCTTTTTCTCCTTTGAATTGAAACCCACTGCACACCCATCTGTTTATCTTACTTTCATTCTAAGTTTTATTCACCCAAACCTTCCCAACATTGATTGatttgtttatgtatatattatatatactgtaaattATTAGGTGTCTTTTCTcactttttttatattttatttttctaaattaaagtaattaattactattcttgatatttaattattaattgttatcAATATTCTTGAGGAGTTGGGTATAAATGGATGGCATAGTTGGCCATACAAGTTCGAATGGTTCCATGTCTTGGTCAGGTTCAGATCACACcacatttctttcttcttccattGCTAGCTATCTTGATAGTatgctttcttctttcttttctttgattatatattatttcatttctttcttgATTCAATCCTTCTTGTTTTGCTGTGTATTGACTATATATTGAGTTGTCTCTCTTTCTTTATTCTTGGgattttttaggaaaaattcTTGTGCTGTTGAGAGATGGCAGGAAGCTGTTTGGGACATTCCGGTCTTTTGATCAATATGGTATTTGAATTGAACTATGAAATTTGTTTTCTTGCCCACAAAGGCGAAATCCCTCGCCCCGGGCTCTCATTTGTAAATCACGGTGATTCAGTGACCCTAAGTGAGAGAGCGAGTGTTTGGGGCTCACAAGAGTCTACCACATTTAGTGTAGCTCCCACAGTGCAAGAAAATTGTTTTGTGTTTGTGTTGGTTGAGAAAGgttttgatgtttttctttttcatgaTATTGATGCAGCAAATGTTGTGTTAGAAGGTGTTTGTGAGAGGGTGATTGTTGGGAATCTGTACAGTGACATTCCCTTGGGACTGTACATCGTTCGTGGTGAAAATGTTGTCTTGATTGGAGAACTGGTAATTTAACTATCTAGTTGTCGGTTTAGAATAAACCGAGATATATTAGGTgacacaaaattttatatttgtagggCTCGTCAGAGGAGgagcttccgcagcatatgatTCACGTCTCAGTGACGGAAATCAGGAGGGTAAGATGCACAACGCGATACGCGTTTGAGGGATGTGTAGCACTGCTCTTTTGGTTTCACTGATTGATAATTGGTTGGAGTTTTCGTTTTAAGTCTCGTGATTTGTCATCTCCTGCAGGCACAGAGGGCAGAAAAGGAAGCTGCAGATTTGAAGGGAAGCATGAGAACGAGAATGGAATTTCTTGATTTTGATTGATGAATGGTAATGATGAAGTAATAATCTGTGGCTCTAAGGATTGAGCATATTAGTTGTACAGGAGCAGGGATGTCTAACCTGACCTTGAATGAAGTCCATGTATggttgaaaacatttttttttgctgGCAACCAATCATGGAAGTATGATGATTGCTCTATTGTTCAAAGTCCTAACTTGTGATTAATAATGTTTAGTGAGTGTAATAAGATTCCTACCTTGGTGTTGCATAGAATTGTTTGACCCTCTGGAATTCTCACAATTTCTGATCACTTTATAAAGTGGTTGGAACCTTGGTTTCTGGTCAGAAATGGTCTTTCTGATCATTTTGGAGATTCGAAAGATCATTTGTCATTATTTCCAATTGTTCCTtgaacaaactttttttttaaatactcctgattttttacaatgtagtatctgttttatACTTTTCCAAACATTTTTTATCACAAAGAGGTTAATCCAAATTGACAAGACTGCAAGACTTTCAAGAAGCAAAGTTTTCTGGGCACTAAAACCATCAGGAACTTGCTTATTAACCAGCAATCTGGGTAACAAATGAATTTCTGCCTAGTACAGAGATACAACATCTATTTTGATCTTCCCTACATTTTATTGACTGTGGAGAAgcccaaaaaaataaagtaatcaTGGAAGAGGACATGACTCGACTGCAAAATCGTTTTTAAGTTAACTTGCAAAAGCTATTCAACCTCGGAAAACACTCTTAATAAGTCCTTGTAATGAGCCACCCATTCCTGCACCAACTGCTTCTGCCAAATATTTTGCCTGCAATGGTTGCAGAATCTTTCTTAAATCAAACTTTCAGAATGGCGGATCTTGTCAAAAGAGCTCTAGGAGCACATGCAAAAGGAttcaaagaaaaggaaatgaaaccaAAATTGACCACAAAATAAAATACCACTATATTACCTCCTGTGCAGTCTTCCTCAGGTCAAAAGCATCCTTTATTCGATCATTCAAGAACACCCACGTATCATGAAAATCTGTAATAAGAAGAATGAGAATAAAAgggtaaaaattttaaaaccaaTTGAATACAAGGTGACACCAGCGGCATCAACTAAAACAAGGCTGCATTCATGTGTATCATTGGCAAAATGTTTATTTCCATAATACTAAACAAGgaagaaataaaggaaagaaCATCTGATGTTACAGGTGACCTAGATGTCTCAGAAACATGTCTGCAGATTTATTGGAACTTGTCTTCAACTTGTTGCTAAAAACAATAGGAAGAAACAGTTGAGGAACACTTTTTATGGTTTTCTATGACATAATGGGCAATTTTGGGGCCACTGTTCCTAAAGTTTTACTGATCTTATGGCAAGCTGGAATACAAAGAATGGATTACACAAAAGACACACATAAGAGGCAATATTAACAAACCTGGAGAGTGATCAGTCAGCATGTATAGCTCAGTAGTAGAGTATATTCCGCCAAGCACTGTGCGCTTCACATACCAATCAATATTGCTTGCATC
It includes:
- the LOC116011222 gene encoding protein LAZY 1-like, with the protein product MKIFDWIHGKIHGKQSVSKPNPNTTPYASHASEKEEFSDWPNGLLAIGTFGNNTAKDSAEKSSKNLQETPSSSCEDQQDQELTAEEVGELSKELKLLVHKHSVNGSEKDKVALQKLFDCLQNMEEDEEETAITELISESCGKEESTKQHGKEVQMEDKSSSHISKKSLSFLLKKAILCRGGFQFTPPPPPPPPLPLRERFPAETKFEKSRMEKILRAILHKKIYPQASNPRAATKKYLDNNLYLCENTDDDSEDEAVGKQASEGRSKWVKTDSDFIVLEI
- the LOC116003871 gene encoding sm-like protein LSM1B; protein product: MDGIVGHTSSNGSMSWSGSDHTTFLSSSIASYLDRKILVLLRDGRKLFGTFRSFDQYANVVLEGVCERVIVGNLYSDIPLGLYIVRGENVVLIGELGSSEEELPQHMIHVSVTEIRRAQRAEKEAADLKGSMRTRMEFLDFD